From Gemmatimonadaceae bacterium, the proteins below share one genomic window:
- the coaE gene encoding dephospho-CoA kinase (Dephospho-CoA kinase (CoaE) performs the final step in coenzyme A biosynthesis.), whose product MHVIGLTGNIASGKSTVAARLAELGAPIVDADVLAREAVAPGSPGLAAITRRWGDAVVTADGQLDRAALRRIVFADAGERRALDAIVHPEVARLRDAAVARHRAAGAPVVVCDIPLLFEAELEESVDTILLVHAPAAVRRERLVRERGLSPDEADAMIGAQMPSEWKRERADHVLENAGTREELLAAVDQLWPRLLSP is encoded by the coding sequence ATGCACGTCATCGGCCTCACCGGCAACATCGCCTCGGGCAAGTCCACCGTTGCCGCGCGGCTCGCCGAGCTCGGTGCGCCGATTGTCGACGCGGATGTGCTCGCGCGCGAGGCGGTGGCCCCCGGCTCCCCGGGGCTGGCAGCCATTACGCGGCGCTGGGGCGACGCCGTCGTCACGGCCGATGGCCAGCTTGACCGCGCCGCGCTGCGGCGCATCGTGTTCGCCGACGCGGGAGAGCGCCGCGCCCTCGATGCGATCGTGCATCCCGAGGTTGCGCGACTGCGCGACGCAGCCGTCGCACGACATCGCGCGGCCGGAGCCCCGGTGGTGGTCTGCGACATCCCGCTGCTCTTCGAGGCAGAACTCGAGGAAAGCGTTGACACCATCCTGCTCGTGCACGCGCCGGCCGCCGTGCGGCGCGAGCGACTCGTGCGGGAACGGGGACTGAGTCCGGACGAAGCCGACGCGATGATCGGCGCGCAGATGCCCAGCGAATGGAAGCGCGAGCGCGCGGACCACGTGCTCGAGAATGCCGGCACGCGCGAGGAACTGCTGGCTGCGGTGGACCAGCTCTGGCCCCGCCTGCTCTCGCCCTGA